In Paenibacillus hexagrammi, the following are encoded in one genomic region:
- a CDS encoding phosphotransferase family protein: protein MLNLHTYVLPDGRLNPSKISKQELLYKGNNGKFVERFYVNESQSYIFKPLTNVDRMGSEMWVFEHIMPSLPQVYPKILASSSDSDPDRYWIIMEDLGVLDHTHDRETILSIVTAIAKWHATPTESLNHAPLAGPKPSVSKMKEELLTAKQKDIELLIDQLPYAAPSINIVISAMKRYAESDEMVLCHGDLHAGNFARQADRVVVLDWEHTHVNTRFWDLFHALDISHPTWARHSSAPFRKEAIDVYIDHVQSFTGKRLDRQAFWQEYITIASIFSLWMLLLIKNDLISNTDKWPKVALEQQFQETMRTLMECAAAL, encoded by the coding sequence ATGTTAAATTTGCATACCTACGTTCTTCCCGACGGGAGGCTAAACCCCTCCAAAATTTCGAAGCAAGAATTGCTATACAAAGGGAACAATGGGAAATTTGTAGAGCGGTTTTATGTGAATGAATCACAAAGCTATATTTTCAAACCGTTAACGAATGTAGACCGTATGGGTTCAGAAATGTGGGTGTTCGAGCATATTATGCCGAGTCTTCCACAAGTGTACCCTAAAATCCTGGCTTCCTCTTCTGATTCAGACCCTGATCGATATTGGATCATCATGGAAGATCTAGGCGTATTGGATCACACGCATGATCGCGAAACGATATTAAGCATAGTTACAGCGATAGCCAAGTGGCACGCGACGCCAACAGAATCCTTGAACCATGCACCTTTGGCGGGACCTAAGCCCTCAGTTTCAAAGATGAAAGAAGAGCTATTGACGGCAAAGCAAAAAGACATCGAGCTACTGATCGATCAGCTACCTTATGCCGCCCCTTCCATCAACATCGTAATTTCTGCAATGAAGCGGTATGCCGAGAGCGATGAAATGGTCCTGTGCCACGGTGATCTGCATGCAGGTAACTTTGCTAGACAAGCAGATAGAGTTGTTGTGCTGGATTGGGAGCATACTCATGTGAACACCCGCTTCTGGGATCTTTTTCATGCGTTGGATATATCCCATCCTACTTGGGCACGCCATTCCTCCGCACCTTTTCGCAAAGAGGCCATAGACGTTTATATAGATCATGTGCAGAGCTTTACGGGGAAGAGACTTGATCGGCAGGCATTTTGGCAGGAGTACATAACGATCGCATCGATATTTTCCTTATGGATGCTGTTATTGATCAAGAACGATCTCATCAGCAACACGGATAAATGGCCGAAAGTAGCGCTGGAGCAGCAGTTTCAAGAAACGATGCGAACGTTAATGGAGTGCGCGGCAGCATTATAA
- a CDS encoding PA14 domain-containing protein has translation MKVKKWLSTIVTSTMVLSMLSAGVILPRSAQAAEAAASQVHGLKAEYYTNSGSPQFNFLTKKATVVDPNVNFDNLESALNQLTGQSDRVSVRWTGQISPAFSEDYTFSMIGDNGFRLWINNQLVIDHWVDDWEKEQVSAPVSLVAGQKYDFKIEYFENNGGSNLHLKWSSPSVPKQPIPTEAFYVPEGFEPVGTISEDGLKAEFHLDQAVKELPSNILDHIQVKVAGSNWPVSTVSFKDNDHSVVSLDLTDPVYSKDVTQVSVAYDGSGGLQTEEGTVVPAFTKFLQNGSKYQIMTPWASEVNENNALPEYPRPQLARDQWMNLNGKWEFQAAKENDEVPTGQTLKENILVPFATESILSGIHRVESLMWYKRSFTVPDNWNGERVKLNFGAVDYLATIYVNGQLVGTHKGGYTSFSFDITDYLKSGENELIVHVLDKTDMGDDQPVGKQTVKKLGGIWYTSVSGIWQTVWLEPVAPAHIEKLDMVPDIEHNVLKLKTATSGNGTLTVEATASANGEVVGTASGDAGTEISIPVPNARLWSPDDPFLYDLTVKLKSGAQVTDQVSSYFGMREIKLGMVDGIMRPLLNGNFVFQMGPLDQGFYPDGIYTAPTDEALKFDISTVKRIGMNTIRKHIKVEPARWYYWADKLGVLVWQDMPSLEDRQGNQGRDISDAAKTEWLRQYKEMVDQLRSVPSIIVWTVFNEGWGEFDAGGQLSKDAVNYVKSLDSTRLINNASGWWDTGAGDLVDMHSYPAPNSPTPSATRAAVLGEYGGLGLHVAGHEWTPLTFSYQLMNSKEELTDRYIQYINRVKELKNSGLSAAIYTQITDVEYEINGLMTYDRKVEKMDFDRIAEAHRSLTGSVNKSDLQAEITKAQTFLGHVRIGSGAGQYPQSAVNELQTIVQSAMDVMQNEQASVSNIQQALNAVKTGFKQLKLYVHDPIPNGAAVDSFDSAQLDAKWSIYRPDNTKWSLATKPGSLHIDSLGGDSFEKSNAIKNVFLQQAPEGDFSITTKVTASVSKNYQQAGLFIWQDEDNYARLGHVWDTDGSTGKSLETAYEKNAVYTKATHMAVHPGSDTVYLQLRKVGNQVTSYFWDGTAWAQAADPVTVDLNNVKVGLYTMSATDGTSVPVDFDYFTVGGAQASEEPTAVLDGPATVASGQPFDVTVGFQSVADSVYAQDLTVTYDPAKVEFVSADELKDGYMIVDQSSTPGTLRLITANVGGGSIDGDLIKLHWKAVTTAQSANTEITISKAISANGQGEESEYAGVTHSLSITASVDKVALRSAILDAQAKHDAAVEGDHAGQYPTGSKAALQSAIDAAQAVTDNTSATQQQVEQAISDLNAALQTFLNSVHTTTPGDTNNDGRFSVGDLAIIAAAYGKVSSDSDWEQYKQADLNSDGKVDLTDLTVMAQKIFE, from the coding sequence ATGAAGGTGAAAAAATGGCTAAGCACAATTGTCACGTCTACAATGGTTCTATCCATGCTATCTGCTGGAGTGATTCTTCCAAGATCCGCTCAAGCCGCGGAAGCTGCAGCGTCTCAAGTACATGGTTTGAAAGCGGAGTATTATACCAACTCAGGGTCTCCGCAATTTAATTTTTTGACGAAGAAAGCGACAGTTGTGGATCCCAATGTTAACTTTGATAACCTGGAGTCAGCACTCAATCAATTGACAGGACAATCGGACCGAGTCAGCGTAAGATGGACGGGACAGATATCCCCTGCTTTCTCTGAAGATTATACATTCTCTATGATCGGCGATAACGGCTTTAGACTATGGATCAATAATCAACTTGTCATTGACCATTGGGTTGATGATTGGGAGAAGGAACAGGTTAGCGCGCCGGTTTCTTTAGTGGCAGGCCAAAAGTATGATTTTAAAATCGAGTATTTTGAAAATAACGGCGGCTCCAATTTACATCTGAAATGGTCGAGTCCGAGTGTGCCGAAGCAGCCGATTCCAACAGAAGCTTTTTACGTCCCTGAAGGCTTCGAACCTGTAGGCACGATTAGTGAAGACGGGTTAAAAGCGGAATTCCATCTGGATCAAGCTGTAAAAGAACTGCCTTCCAATATTCTGGATCATATTCAGGTTAAGGTGGCAGGTAGCAATTGGCCGGTTTCAACCGTATCCTTTAAAGACAATGATCATAGTGTTGTTAGTCTAGACTTAACTGACCCCGTATATTCGAAAGATGTAACACAGGTTAGTGTTGCGTACGATGGCAGCGGTGGACTTCAAACGGAGGAAGGGACTGTGGTTCCTGCGTTTACGAAGTTTTTGCAAAACGGTTCCAAATATCAGATCATGACGCCTTGGGCTAGCGAAGTCAATGAGAACAACGCTTTGCCTGAATATCCTAGACCTCAATTGGCACGTGACCAGTGGATGAATCTCAATGGCAAATGGGAATTCCAAGCAGCCAAAGAGAATGATGAAGTGCCAACAGGCCAAACGTTGAAAGAGAATATTCTGGTGCCTTTTGCGACAGAGTCCATTTTGTCCGGTATCCACCGTGTTGAAAGTTTAATGTGGTATAAGCGCTCTTTTACGGTGCCTGATAATTGGAATGGGGAGCGTGTTAAACTGAATTTCGGTGCCGTCGACTACTTGGCTACTATTTATGTAAACGGTCAGCTTGTCGGCACTCATAAAGGCGGGTATACTTCGTTCAGCTTTGATATCACAGATTATCTCAAAAGCGGCGAGAATGAACTGATCGTTCATGTCCTGGATAAAACGGATATGGGGGATGATCAGCCGGTAGGAAAGCAAACTGTTAAAAAACTCGGAGGAATTTGGTATACTTCCGTGTCCGGGATTTGGCAGACGGTTTGGCTTGAGCCAGTTGCTCCTGCACATATCGAAAAGCTAGATATGGTTCCCGATATTGAACATAACGTTCTGAAGCTGAAAACAGCTACTTCCGGTAACGGAACGTTAACTGTCGAAGCAACGGCTTCTGCGAACGGTGAGGTTGTGGGAACTGCTTCCGGTGACGCTGGTACTGAGATCTCGATTCCGGTTCCGAATGCAAGGTTATGGTCACCTGATGATCCATTCTTGTATGACTTAACTGTGAAATTAAAAAGTGGTGCTCAGGTAACCGATCAGGTAAGCAGTTATTTTGGTATGAGAGAAATCAAGTTGGGCATGGTTGACGGCATCATGAGACCGCTGCTCAATGGGAATTTTGTTTTCCAGATGGGTCCTCTTGATCAAGGATTTTATCCGGATGGCATTTATACAGCTCCTACCGATGAAGCTCTAAAATTTGATATCTCCACTGTGAAGCGTATAGGTATGAATACGATTCGCAAGCATATTAAAGTGGAGCCGGCGCGCTGGTACTATTGGGCAGATAAATTAGGCGTGCTGGTATGGCAAGATATGCCGAGCTTAGAGGATCGCCAAGGCAACCAGGGCAGAGATATTTCTGACGCAGCAAAAACAGAATGGTTGAGACAATACAAAGAAATGGTCGACCAGCTCCGCAGCGTTCCATCCATTATCGTATGGACCGTGTTCAACGAAGGCTGGGGCGAGTTCGATGCAGGCGGTCAATTGAGTAAGGATGCGGTCAACTACGTGAAAAGCCTTGATTCTACAAGGCTCATCAATAATGCGAGTGGTTGGTGGGATACCGGCGCAGGCGATCTGGTCGATATGCACAGTTATCCTGCCCCTAATTCTCCGACACCATCTGCTACGCGCGCAGCGGTGCTTGGAGAGTACGGTGGACTTGGCCTGCATGTAGCAGGACACGAGTGGACGCCACTTACGTTCTCTTATCAGCTGATGAATAGCAAAGAAGAATTGACAGATCGATACATTCAATACATTAACAGAGTGAAAGAACTCAAAAACAGCGGGTTGAGTGCAGCGATTTATACACAGATAACCGATGTGGAGTATGAAATCAATGGACTCATGACGTATGACCGTAAAGTAGAGAAGATGGATTTTGATAGGATTGCTGAGGCACATAGATCGTTAACCGGCAGTGTGAATAAATCCGATCTTCAAGCGGAAATTACAAAAGCACAAACCTTCCTAGGTCATGTTCGGATCGGTTCCGGGGCAGGCCAATATCCGCAAAGCGCAGTGAATGAATTGCAGACCATTGTCCAATCTGCTATGGATGTCATGCAAAATGAGCAGGCTTCCGTAAGCAATATTCAACAAGCTCTTAATGCTGTAAAAACAGGATTTAAGCAATTAAAGCTGTACGTTCATGATCCGATTCCGAACGGTGCAGCCGTAGATTCGTTTGATTCCGCTCAACTAGATGCTAAATGGAGTATTTATCGTCCGGATAATACGAAGTGGAGCTTGGCAACAAAACCGGGCAGCCTGCACATTGACTCTCTTGGCGGTGATAGCTTCGAAAAAAGCAATGCGATCAAGAATGTTTTCTTACAGCAGGCACCGGAAGGTGATTTCTCCATAACCACAAAGGTAACTGCATCGGTTTCTAAAAATTATCAGCAAGCAGGATTATTTATTTGGCAGGATGAAGATAACTACGCCCGATTAGGGCACGTATGGGATACAGATGGATCAACAGGCAAATCGCTAGAGACGGCTTATGAGAAAAATGCGGTCTACACGAAGGCTACCCATATGGCGGTGCATCCTGGCTCCGATACCGTTTATTTGCAGCTGCGCAAGGTTGGAAATCAGGTTACTTCCTATTTCTGGGACGGCACGGCTTGGGCACAAGCAGCTGATCCGGTAACTGTAGATCTGAACAATGTAAAAGTAGGTCTTTATACGATGTCCGCTACAGACGGTACTTCGGTTCCTGTGGATTTTGACTACTTTACGGTAGGAGGAGCACAAGCTTCCGAAGAGCCAACCGCTGTTCTTGACGGACCGGCAACTGTTGCCAGTGGACAGCCGTTTGATGTAACGGTTGGTTTCCAAAGTGTGGCGGATAGCGTATACGCTCAAGACCTGACAGTGACGTATGACCCGGCAAAAGTAGAATTTGTTTCGGCTGACGAATTGAAAGACGGCTACATGATTGTCGATCAATCGAGCACACCGGGTACACTCCGACTCATTACGGCAAATGTTGGCGGGGGAAGTATCGATGGCGATTTGATCAAGCTGCATTGGAAAGCAGTGACAACAGCGCAATCAGCTAATACGGAAATTACAATCAGCAAAGCGATTTCCGCCAATGGGCAAGGAGAGGAATCAGAATACGCTGGAGTTACCCACAGTTTATCCATCACAGCTTCTGTGGATAAAGTTGCCCTTCGCAGCGCTATTCTAGATGCACAAGCTAAGCATGACGCTGCGGTTGAAGGTGACCATGCAGGACAATATCCAACAGGTTCCAAAGCTGCTCTTCAATCAGCTATAGATGCTGCTCAAGCGGTAACTGACAATACAAGCGCAACACAACAGCAAGTGGAACAGGCCATTAGCGATCTCAATGCTGCTCTGCAAACGTTCCTGAATTCTGTGCATACAACAACTCCTGGCGATACAAACAATGATGGCAGATTCTCAGTAGGTGACCTCGCTATTATCGCAGCAGCATATGGCAAAGTTTCATCAGATTCCGATTGGGAACAATACAAACAAGCAGACCTGAACAGCGACGGCAAAGTTGACTTGACCGACCTGACGGTGATGGCACAAAAAATATTTGAATAA
- the glsA gene encoding glutaminase A codes for MKMDVQILKDYLPHAVKESRPFAAKGEVAAYIPELSKAPKEALGICMMDKSGVCTSEGDTGLTFTLQSISKVFTLILALMDNGEEVVFSKVGKEPSGDDFNSMLKLELVEPGIPFNPLINAGAIAISSLIQGKSPQDKSNRILTFFREIAGSDKIDINLGVYRSESASAHRNRSLAYFLKDNGVLTGDVEEVLDVYFRHCSIEVTCSDIARMALLLACDGTDPVSGKEWIPRRYVQIAKTFMVTCGMYNASGEFAICVGLPAKSGVSGGILTMVPGHYGIGVIGPALNSKGNSLAGVHLLELLSQKFDWSMF; via the coding sequence ATGAAGATGGATGTTCAAATATTAAAGGATTATTTGCCGCACGCGGTAAAGGAAAGCAGACCTTTTGCGGCAAAAGGAGAGGTAGCAGCCTATATTCCCGAGCTGTCCAAAGCTCCTAAAGAGGCACTTGGCATTTGTATGATGGATAAAAGCGGTGTGTGTACTTCGGAAGGCGATACGGGATTAACATTTACGCTGCAAAGTATTTCAAAAGTTTTTACTTTAATTCTGGCGTTAATGGATAACGGGGAAGAGGTTGTGTTTTCCAAGGTAGGCAAGGAGCCGAGCGGAGACGATTTTAACTCCATGCTGAAGCTTGAGCTTGTAGAACCCGGTATCCCGTTCAATCCTCTAATTAACGCGGGAGCTATAGCGATATCCTCACTGATTCAGGGGAAAAGCCCACAAGATAAATCCAACCGGATTCTAACGTTTTTTCGCGAGATCGCAGGCAGTGATAAGATAGACATCAATTTAGGTGTATATCGCTCTGAATCGGCTTCGGCTCACAGAAACCGGTCTCTTGCCTATTTTTTAAAGGATAATGGTGTATTAACGGGTGACGTAGAGGAGGTCCTTGATGTATACTTTCGGCACTGCTCTATTGAAGTCACTTGTTCCGATATTGCCAGAATGGCGCTTTTGTTAGCTTGTGACGGAACGGACCCTGTAAGCGGCAAGGAATGGATTCCTCGAAGATACGTACAGATTGCTAAGACATTCATGGTGACATGCGGCATGTACAATGCATCAGGAGAGTTTGCCATTTGTGTTGGGCTGCCAGCCAAAAGCGGCGTATCCGGCGGCATTCTTACCATGGTACCGGGGCATTATGGAATTGGGGTCATCGGTCCGGCGCTGAATAGTAAAGGAAATAGCTTGGCAGGTGTGCACTTGTTAGAGCTTTTGTCACAAAAGTTCGACTGGAGCATGTTTTAA
- a CDS encoding metal-dependent hydrolase yields the protein MSKDIPILSWQAGGAVLLGCVAGTLADVDKQGSTMAKVLFPVSALLKLLHVKHRALTHSLIFVLILTLATAALPPLYHQVLIAAYFSHPLIDMFNEKGVQLWWPLRFHVRVLPKFAAIDTGSWLETLFQWILLGLSIWIPFHALFEEFSTSFTIFALC from the coding sequence GTGTCAAAGGACATACCGATCCTGTCATGGCAGGCTGGAGGTGCGGTCTTACTAGGATGTGTGGCAGGCACACTTGCTGATGTGGATAAGCAGGGTTCTACGATGGCTAAGGTGTTGTTTCCGGTATCTGCTCTGCTGAAGCTATTGCACGTAAAGCACCGCGCACTCACTCATTCTCTTATTTTTGTTCTGATACTAACGCTAGCTACCGCAGCGTTGCCTCCTTTATACCATCAGGTACTGATTGCCGCTTATTTCTCACATCCACTCATTGACATGTTCAATGAGAAAGGCGTACAGCTCTGGTGGCCGTTAAGATTCCATGTCCGTGTGCTTCCCAAGTTTGCAGCGATCGATACAGGTTCATGGTTGGAGACTTTGTTCCAATGGATTCTATTGGGTTTAAGTATCTGGATTCCTTTCCATGCTTTATTCGAAGAATTTTCTACTAGCTTTACCATATTCGCTTTATGTTAG
- a CDS encoding cohesin domain-containing protein: MTDMRDGVQKQIRVRRIAWLRVLCSLLVLLIASPLQRASTTYAAEMTQATAALSGTSAVSVNETFPITYGLNVVTGSVYAQDVTFAYDPERVEFLSAESVQEGFQIIEEKQAVGQVRLVAASIGSGNAVHQSEDLIRVLWKAKPSAQTADTNITLSSIRIADGEGQEVNVASVTHKVTISSVDKSALLDIISDAQAKHDAAVEGTSVGQYPIGAKAALQQAIDAAQHIANDPAATADQVSQAAEQLKLQLDAFTQSVNKSSIEGDLNGDRKLSIGDLGIVAAAIGKSSSDPDWLAYLKADLNHDGKVDAEDLSIVARWILTGIPAPEQEPKAVLDSVYGASVGQSFDVTFGITNVTGSVYAQDVTFTYDPALLELVSIDAIHAEYPILEQKDVPNGVRVLLIHKPEEASDDEMPSATAEDTVNYVKLQLKVLEGAADQSNTASIEVAGTIADSNGHETSLTGTSRTIHLTRAEEPGSGDLNSDGHVTVGDLAIMVKGYGKTSADEDWSLVKSADLNADNRIDILDLSEMAHRILQ; the protein is encoded by the coding sequence ATGACAGACATGAGGGATGGCGTTCAAAAACAGATTCGTGTAAGGAGGATTGCATGGTTGCGTGTGCTTTGCTCACTGCTTGTATTACTGATTGCAAGTCCGCTGCAGAGAGCATCGACCACCTACGCCGCTGAAATGACGCAAGCAACTGCAGCTTTGTCGGGCACGTCGGCAGTAAGTGTCAATGAGACGTTTCCGATTACTTACGGGTTAAACGTGGTCACGGGTAGTGTGTATGCTCAAGATGTGACTTTTGCTTACGACCCGGAACGTGTGGAATTTTTATCTGCGGAATCCGTTCAAGAGGGCTTTCAGATTATCGAAGAAAAGCAAGCCGTCGGACAAGTGAGGCTTGTCGCAGCTAGCATTGGTTCCGGTAATGCGGTTCATCAATCTGAAGATTTGATTCGGGTTCTGTGGAAAGCAAAGCCTTCTGCGCAAACGGCTGACACGAATATCACGCTTTCTTCCATTCGCATTGCTGATGGCGAGGGGCAGGAAGTGAATGTAGCTAGCGTAACTCATAAAGTAACAATCTCATCTGTAGATAAGTCTGCTCTGCTCGATATTATCAGCGATGCTCAGGCGAAGCATGACGCTGCAGTTGAAGGTACATCCGTCGGTCAATATCCGATTGGTGCAAAGGCTGCACTGCAGCAAGCTATAGATGCTGCCCAGCATATTGCTAATGATCCTGCTGCAACAGCAGATCAAGTATCGCAAGCTGCGGAGCAGCTGAAGCTTCAGCTTGATGCCTTCACCCAGTCTGTGAACAAAAGCAGCATAGAAGGAGACTTGAATGGAGATCGGAAGCTGAGTATTGGTGACCTGGGTATCGTCGCTGCAGCTATCGGCAAATCTTCTTCAGACCCTGATTGGCTGGCGTATCTAAAAGCAGATTTGAATCACGATGGTAAAGTGGATGCTGAAGATTTGAGTATTGTCGCTAGATGGATATTAACGGGAATTCCAGCTCCTGAGCAGGAGCCAAAAGCTGTGCTGGATAGTGTGTATGGCGCTTCAGTGGGGCAATCCTTTGATGTTACCTTTGGTATTACGAATGTGACGGGAAGTGTTTATGCTCAGGATGTGACGTTTACTTATGATCCTGCCCTTCTGGAATTGGTGTCTATTGACGCTATTCATGCGGAATATCCGATTTTGGAACAGAAAGATGTACCCAACGGGGTACGCGTACTGCTTATTCACAAGCCTGAGGAAGCAAGTGATGACGAGATGCCTTCTGCCACTGCAGAGGACACCGTTAATTATGTGAAGCTTCAATTGAAGGTGCTAGAGGGAGCAGCCGACCAAAGCAATACGGCCTCCATCGAAGTGGCGGGTACAATTGCCGACTCCAATGGCCATGAGACGAGTCTGACGGGAACCTCTAGGACGATTCACCTAACTCGGGCTGAAGAGCCGGGTTCGGGAGATTTGAATAGTGACGGACATGTAACGGTAGGTGACTTAGCCATTATGGTGAAAGGCTATGGCAAAACGTCCGCGGATGAGGACTGGTCATTGGTTAAAAGCGCCGATCTGAATGCGGATAATCGCATCGATATTCTGGATTTGTCAGAAATGGCCCACCGGATTTTGCAATAA